From the Lepus europaeus isolate LE1 chromosome 12, mLepTim1.pri, whole genome shotgun sequence genome, one window contains:
- the GPR21 gene encoding probable G-protein coupled receptor 21: MNSSSTLDGNQSSRPFCLLALGYLETVDFCLLEVLIIVFLTVLIISGNIIVIFVSHCAPLLNHHTTSYFIQTMAYADLLVGVSCLVPSLSLLHYPLPVEESLSCQIFGFVVSVLKSVSMASLACISIDRYIAITKPLTYNTLVTPWRLRLCIFLIWLYSSLVFLPSFFHWGKPGYHGDVFQWCAESWHTDPYFTLFIVMMLYAPAALIVCFTYFNIFRICQQHTKEISERQARFSSQSGETGEVQACPDKRYAMVLFRITSVFYILWLPYIIYFLLESSTGHSNRFASFLTTWLAISNSFCNCVIYSLSNSVFQKGLKHLSGAMCTSCTNQTTAKDPYTVRSKGPLNGCHV, from the coding sequence ATGAACTCCAGCTCCACCTTGGATGGTAATCAGAGCAGCCGCCCTTTTTGCCTCTTGGCACTTGGTTATTTGGAAACTGTCGACTTTTGCCTTTTGGAAGTGCTTATTATTGTTTTTCTAACTGTATTGATCATTTCTGGCAACATCATTGTGATTTTTGTATCTCATTGTGCACCTTTGCTAAACCATCACACCACAAGTTACTTTATCCAGACTATGGCATATGCTGACCTTTTGGTTGGGGTAAGCTGCCTGGTCCCTTCTTTATCACTCCTGCACTACCCCCTTCCAGTAGAGGAGTCACTGTCTTGCCAGATATTTGGTTTTGTAGTGTCAGTTCTGAAGAGTGTCTCCATGGCCTCTCTGGCCTGTATCAGCATCGATAGATATATTGCCATCACTAAACCTTTAACCTATAACACACTGGTGACACCCTGGAGGCTACGTCTGTGTATTTTCCTGATTTGGCTTTATTCCAGCCTggtcttcctgccttcctttttccactggggCAAACCTGGATATCATGGAGATGTGTTTCAGTGGTGTGCAGAGTCCTGGCACACCGATCCCTACTTCACCCTGTTCATCGTGATGATGCTATATGCCCCAGCTGCCCTCATTGTCTGCTTCACCTATTTCAACATCTTCCGCATATGCCAACAGCACACAAAGGAAATCAGCGAAAGGCAAGCCCGCTTCAGCAGCCAGAGTGGGGAGACTGGGGAAGTGCAGGCCTGTCCAGACAAGCGCTATGCTATGGTCCTGTTCCGCATCACTAGTGTATTTTACATCCTCTGGTTGCCGTATATCATCTACTTCTTGTTGGAAAGCTCCACTGGCCACAGCAACCGCTTTGCATCCTTCTTGACCACCTGGCTTGCTATTAGTAACAGTTTCTGCAATTGTGTCATTTATAGTCTCTCCAACAGTGTCTTCCAAAAGGGACTAAAGCACCTCTCAGGGGCCATGTGTACTTCTTGTACAAATCAGACCACAGCCAAGGATCCTTACACAGTTAGGAGCAAAGGCCCCCTAAATGGATGTCACGTCTGA